From Candidatus Mycalebacterium zealandia:
GGATTTTGACGAGTCCGAAGACAGGGAAAGGGTTGCCCTTGTGGCTGATGAAATGGCGGGGACCGTGCCGGCCGGGCCGCTTCTTTTTGTGAAAAGCAACAACGGCACTTACGGAATGTCGGTTGTCGCGGTTTCAGGCGGGGACGCGATTAGAAATATGAACGCGGAAAACAGAAAGAAGATGCGAGCCGGAAAGTCAAAAAAGCCTAGCGGGCAAATTGTTATTCAGGAGGGAGTTGAGACCGTTTTGCGCACCGATGAAGGCATGCCTGCGGAGCCGGTTCTGTATATGGTGGAAACCGAAGTGGCGGGCGCGTTTTACCGCACCAACTCAAAGAAAAGCGCGGCGGAGAACCTGAACTCGTCGGGAATGGAATTCAGGCAATTTCCCGATTGCGTCAAGGATTTGAGAAATATCCCCGAACTACTGTCGCTGTGCGCGAAAATCGCCGCCCTCGCCGCGGGTTATGAGATTGAAAAAGTTATGCTTGAAGGCGGATGTGAGTGATTTTGCCTACACGGATTTGGTTGGTATTATCAAGAAATTGACAAAAAAATGAACCCTTGGATACAAATGAGCATTGACTACGCTAACCAGCGCAGTTATTTGGATGACCTATTTACTGTTTATCCGACAATCCCCGACGGTATTCATAAAATAAACCCGAAAATATGGGATGACGTAGAAAAGTCGTTTGTAAAACAAGACAATGTTGCGCTTGTTGAAGCGTCATCAAACGAAGGAGATTTGGTGTTGGATTGTTTCGCGGGGTCGGAGACAACTCTTGTAGCCGCACAATCTCTCAACCGCAATTGGATTGGAATTGACGAGTCTGAATCGGCAATCAAAGTTATCAGGAAAAGAATGAAAAACTTGCCGAACAGTCTTTCTTCAATGGTTGAATATGAGTTTTTGAAGAAAAAAGGGGGGTAATGTCTCCCATTTGAGCAAAGAGTAACAATTTTCACAAATCAATGCTTCACGAGAGAATCAAAGAATACCTTGAAAAATTGGACAGAGAAAAAAATCCTCTGGAAAATTTACATGGAGAAAATGCTTTTTCTCACGAGATGAAGAAAATTCTTGATGGACTCAAACCCTACAAACCCAGCAAGGAAGATCAAATAGAAATACAATCCTTTGACTTCACGGAAGCCTATAGAACCCAAGATTCTGGTTGGACAACTTACTATGGGTCAATGCTTTCCACCTATAGGTCAATGTTTTCCACGCCAGAATATGAATATCCTGACATTAATAATATAGACGAACAATATTTAGATTATTGGTCAGAAAGAGCAAGGCAGGCTCAAAACCCTGTTTTGTCGGCAAGATATGCAGATTTAGTTGTCAATTTTTCCCCGATGGTTTTGAGTGAAAAAGCGGACATTGAAATGTTTCGGAAAGTAATTGACTCAAATATACAAATCTGTGAAAACCTTTTAGCAATTGACATTGATTGCAAAAAGAAAATAGAAAGAGCGTTGTTTTTGTCAACTTTTATAAAAGATGAGAGACGAATATTAAGAGCAAAGAAAGCAACAATCGATCTCGAGAAAAAAATTTCAGTAGATGACAAACCAAGTCTTTGGGGTTTTTCTTTTCGGTTGCTTTTGCTGGAATTTCCGAAAAAAGTTAAGTGTACGAAACAGGAAGAGAAAGAACTGGTGGAAGAACTCGAAGGAAGACTTAAAAGAGCAGAGAAAAATAGAATGATTGTAGAGTGTGCCACCACACCCCTTGCGGAGTATTATCACAAACAAAAAGATGAACAAAACCTCATGCGTGTTTTGGGTGTTTTGGAGAACATGCTCAAAACGGACGAATATATCAATTCCTCCCATTTGTTAATATTAGGTGCCTACGAACAACTTCGAGAAACATATGGGAGGTACGCCAGCAGTTTTTCAAAAGCAAAGGAGTCGGAAAATAGAATTTTGCAAGAGATGAGTCGGTTTGATTTAGACGAGAAAAAATCCCTTAAGGTAGTATCCGCAGAAACAACAATAGATAGGAAAGAAATTGATGATAATCTTAAGAGGATTTTTGGTGAACATGAAGAGCGTAGCCTGCCTGAAGTTTTACAAATGGTTGTAATACAGAGTTTGCCACGAAAAGAAAATGAAGAAAAGTATTTCAACGATATTTCGAAACAATCTCCTTTGGAACTTATTATTCCGAAAAATATACTCTCAGATGAAGGCTTCAGTATTGGCAAGGCTAATTCTTTTGACCAGAACTTTCTTTTGCATGCTGTACAAGGAGTACAATTTGCCTCGTTAATTTCTAGGTTTGCAATTGATAAGCTCAAAGAGAAATTTTCCAGAGAAGAAACTTTTGATTATTTAACTAACTCAATGCTTTTTGAAAAAGAAAATAAAAATTATTTAAAAAAAGCAGTTTTTTCATATTGGGATGGTGATTATCTTGTTTCTTCGCATTTTTTCATTCCTTTAATAGAAAGTGGTATTAGAGAGTTAATTAAGAGATGCAACGGTGTAGTGTTGAAACCAAATCAAATTGGCGGATACGAATGTGTTTCGCTGTCTAGCTTGCTCGGAAATTGCGAGTACGAGAAAGATCTCAACCAAATCTTTGCCTTTTTTGGCAAAGATGTGGTGTTTTATTTGAAATTGATACTTACAGAGAGGCTTGGATTGAATTTGAGGAATGATTTTGCACACGGACTAGTAAAAGAAAAATTTGGCAAGAGAGAAACTTCAGACATATTATTTTGTGTTTTGTCTTTAATGTCTTTTCTTAAGGAAAAGTAATATCAGCGAATGCATTGTTTATTTTCCCTCACCCCACTGCAACCGCTTTGTTATACGCCTCAATCACGTCGCGCCGCGACAAAATTCCCACAAGTTTTTTCGACCCTCTCGCTTCCACAACGGGAAGAATTTCAGCGGGTTTTTGACCGAGAATTTTGACCACTTCATAAAGATTGTCGTCCGGGCAGACGGTCGTAACATCCAGAGTGGCAAACTCCTTGACGAGTAGCAAGTCTTTCAAATCCTCCTGAAAAAGCCACTGGCGGAAGTCCTGAATTGAAACAATGCCGGACAGCCCGCCGTCAGAGTTCACAATGGGGAATGTTGTGAATTTGCTTCCCGGTAAATCCTCAATCAGTTTTCGCAAACTTGTGTTTTCGTCAATGGTCTCAATGGTTGTTCTCATCACGTCCCGCACGCGCAGGGAGTGCAGACTCTCATTCTCTATGCCGCTTATTTCCACGCCCTCTTTTTTGAGTTCAAGAGCCTCTATGGAGCCGCCGGACAGAGAGCGGGCGATAGTCCAGCTTGTTACAACGCAAACCATCGCGGGCACAATGAGGTGGTAGGTGTGGGTCAGTTCCAGGATCAGAAATATGGAGGTGAGCGGCGCGTGAGTGATTGCCGCCAGAAACGCGCCCATGCCTACCGTTGCGCACACGGGCGCGATGCCTGCGGGTGTGGACGTGACGGCCGCCATCGCTTTTGAAAACGCTCCTCCCGTTGCTGCGCCCATGAATATCGCGGGAGCGAAAAGCCCTCCGGGCCAGCCCGAACCGACTGTTACGCAAGTTGCGAGCGGTTTAAGAAGCAGTATTGCCGCGAGCGCGAAAAGTGTTGTGTTGCCCGTGAGAATTTTCCGCACATGCTCGTAGCCGTTGCCGAGCACCTCGGGCAGCAGAAGGGCTATGCAGCCGAGAATGGCGGCTCCTAAAAAAAGCCGTATTTTAGCGTCTCCGATTTTTTGAAACAGGTTTTCGGTCGTGGAAAACATCTTGATGAAGCCCGCCGCGAGGAGCCCCGTAACTATTCCCAGAGGGAGATAGAAAACCGCGAGGTCGCTCAGACTGAAAGCCGAAAACCCCGGCATGTCAAAAAGAGGCGTACTGCCTTTGAGGAAATATGAAATTGCGGTCGCGGACGCAGACGATATAACAATGGGAATAAAAGTTGCCGAGCGCAGATTTCTAAGCAGCACGATTTCCTCGCTGAACATCACGCCCGTGATAGGGGCGTTGAAAGTCGCCGCGATTGCCGCCGCCGTTCCGCACGCTATAAAGGTGCGTATGTTTGACTTGGAAAGCCGCATGCGTCCGCCGACCGCGCTACCTATGGCTCCACCCGTTTGCGCTATCGGTCCCTCCTGACCCGCCGAGCCGCCGAAGCCCAGTGTTATGATGGACGCGAGAGCTCTCACAATCGCTTCGCGCCCCCGAACAATTCCGCTTCCGAGGTTTATGTGTTCAATGAAACGGGGGAATCCGAAGCCCAGCAGATCTTTCGGCGCGAAAGGGATTTTTGAAACCGCGATAAGCAGAGCGGCGCCCGCAAAAAGCGGCGCAAATAACCACAGTCCGCGCTCAAAAAACGGCTGAACCGCACCATTGTAAATCTCCTCGTAAAAAGCCGTGAAAAGATAGTTTACGCCGCCAGCCGCGATTCCTATGACAAGAGCGCCGATTATAAGAAGGGTTTGCTCTCTGGAGAGAGAGCCGTTTTTTTTCATTTAAACCCCGTTCGGGTTTGACAGTAAAGCGTATTGATATGTAAAGTCTGTGCCAGTGTTTCCCTTCTTTGGGCCGAAAGTTCCATGATATCAGAGTCCGCGCATACCGCTCATAATCTATCCGCGAGCGATTTCCTGCTGATTTTA
This genomic window contains:
- a CDS encoding CBS domain-containing protein, with protein sequence MKKNGSLSREQTLLIIGALVIGIAAGGVNYLFTAFYEEIYNGAVQPFFERGLWLFAPLFAGAALLIAVSKIPFAPKDLLGFGFPRFIEHINLGSGIVRGREAIVRALASIITLGFGGSAGQEGPIAQTGGAIGSAVGGRMRLSKSNIRTFIACGTAAAIAATFNAPITGVMFSEEIVLLRNLRSATFIPIVISSASATAISYFLKGSTPLFDMPGFSAFSLSDLAVFYLPLGIVTGLLAAGFIKMFSTTENLFQKIGDAKIRLFLGAAILGCIALLLPEVLGNGYEHVRKILTGNTTLFALAAILLLKPLATCVTVGSGWPGGLFAPAIFMGAATGGAFSKAMAAVTSTPAGIAPVCATVGMGAFLAAITHAPLTSIFLILELTHTYHLIVPAMVCVVTSWTIARSLSGGSIEALELKKEGVEISGIENESLHSLRVRDVMRTTIETIDENTSLRKLIEDLPGSKFTTFPIVNSDGGLSGIVSIQDFRQWLFQEDLKDLLLVKEFATLDVTTVCPDDNLYEVVKILGQKPAEILPVVEARGSKKLVGILSRRDVIEAYNKAVAVG
- a CDS encoding DUF4209 domain-containing protein codes for the protein MLHERIKEYLEKLDREKNPLENLHGENAFSHEMKKILDGLKPYKPSKEDQIEIQSFDFTEAYRTQDSGWTTYYGSMLSTYRSMFSTPEYEYPDINNIDEQYLDYWSERARQAQNPVLSARYADLVVNFSPMVLSEKADIEMFRKVIDSNIQICENLLAIDIDCKKKIERALFLSTFIKDERRILRAKKATIDLEKKISVDDKPSLWGFSFRLLLLEFPKKVKCTKQEEKELVEELEGRLKRAEKNRMIVECATTPLAEYYHKQKDEQNLMRVLGVLENMLKTDEYINSSHLLILGAYEQLRETYGRYASSFSKAKESENRILQEMSRFDLDEKKSLKVVSAETTIDRKEIDDNLKRIFGEHEERSLPEVLQMVVIQSLPRKENEEKYFNDISKQSPLELIIPKNILSDEGFSIGKANSFDQNFLLHAVQGVQFASLISRFAIDKLKEKFSREETFDYLTNSMLFEKENKNYLKKAVFSYWDGDYLVSSHFFIPLIESGIRELIKRCNGVVLKPNQIGGYECVSLSSLLGNCEYEKDLNQIFAFFGKDVVFYLKLILTERLGLNLRNDFAHGLVKEKFGKRETSDILFCVLSLMSFLKEK